One Methanosphaera cuniculi DNA window includes the following coding sequences:
- a CDS encoding glycosyltransferase — protein MTKTIKASTLKNMVDAYIDIYEENDVYPKKTDVKVCEDFKKINKPNILYVINDDYDKEVMYATLDIMRNISQYYNIYLLKNDNSTINIYEYIPKKHDDVIDLFDNDFTRVFKFIQKWYLKHDFTLYFNYNAEYKTIYKRVLCQYNINVIHIEHMAYHTMDLMKIAYDKGINTILSLHDLYYICPTRSIVDDEYMNYNENNPQDDYLNSNVVDVMSDVLYPDFKVFKPIWNKWWNKALQYPNHIIAPSQVIYDIYTETYPSLKDKIQVIEHGYDISMPSVDDIILPQINENEPIRILIPGNISLEKGIKFIYELKKQDKENRLELHFMGVNETKYNIGSLGRIHGGYKRENFKNKVKSINPHFIGLFSLIPEAYSYILTESWSSGIPVLSLAKGAVGERIKNNSGGYIISDKPEDAYKQVIKLSEDNEKYQNIAKKIADIHIKDASTMAEEYLSIYKK, from the coding sequence ATGACTAAAACCATTAAAGCATCTACCTTAAAAAATATGGTTGATGCATATATTGATATTTATGAAGAAAATGATGTTTATCCTAAGAAAACTGATGTTAAAGTTTGTGAGGATTTCAAAAAAATAAATAAACCTAATATCTTATATGTAATTAATGATGATTATGATAAGGAAGTTATGTATGCAACTTTAGATATTATGAGAAATATTTCACAATACTATAATATTTATCTTCTTAAAAATGATAATTCAACTATTAATATATATGAATATATACCAAAAAAACATGATGATGTAATAGATCTTTTTGATAATGATTTTACTCGAGTGTTTAAATTTATTCAAAAATGGTATTTAAAGCATGATTTTACCTTATATTTTAACTATAATGCTGAATATAAAACAATTTACAAAAGAGTTTTATGTCAATATAATATTAATGTAATACATATTGAGCATATGGCATATCATACAATGGATCTTATGAAAATTGCATATGATAAAGGTATAAATACAATTCTTTCACTTCATGATTTATACTATATTTGTCCAACACGAAGTATAGTTGATGATGAATATATGAATTATAATGAAAATAATCCTCAAGATGATTATTTAAACAGTAATGTTGTTGATGTCATGAGTGATGTGTTATATCCAGATTTTAAAGTATTTAAGCCAATTTGGAATAAATGGTGGAATAAAGCATTACAATATCCTAATCATATTATTGCACCATCACAGGTGATATATGATATTTACACAGAAACCTATCCATCTCTTAAAGATAAAATACAAGTTATAGAACATGGCTATGATATTAGCATGCCAAGTGTTGATGATATAATTTTACCACAGATAAATGAAAATGAGCCAATACGAATACTTATACCTGGTAATATAAGTTTAGAGAAGGGAATTAAATTTATATATGAACTTAAAAAACAAGATAAAGAAAATCGTCTTGAATTACATTTTATGGGTGTGAATGAAACAAAATATAATATTGGAAGTTTAGGACGAATACATGGGGGATATAAACGTGAAAACTTTAAAAATAAAGTTAAATCAATAAATCCTCATTTTATTGGATTATTCTCATTAATACCTGAAGCATACTCTTATATTTTAACTGAATCATGGAGTAGTGGTATTCCAGTTTTAAGTCTAGCAAAAGGAGCAGTTGGTGAGCGTATAAAAAATAATAGTGGAGGATACATAATATCAGATAAACCAGAAGATGCATATAAACAGGTAATTAAATTATCAGAAGATAATGAAAAATATCAAAACATAGCTAAAAAAATAGCAGATATACATATTAAAGATGCATCTACTATGGCAGAGGAATATCTTAGTATTTATAAAAAATAG
- a CDS encoding EMC6-like membrane protein, which translates to MKAVSVMSYEHIIGGVIAGIISFVFSVKGILPITNAALGVVISIIIVYLLGKHAENKFGREEISTGTWIMNGIVPFYFMWMVVWIILLNYIPAFYPSITL; encoded by the coding sequence ATGAAAGCAGTCAGTGTAATGTCTTATGAACATATTATTGGTGGAGTTATCGCTGGTATTATTTCATTTGTTTTTAGTGTAAAAGGTATACTTCCTATAACTAATGCAGCATTAGGAGTTGTTATTTCAATAATAATTGTATATCTTCTCGGAAAACATGCAGAAAATAAGTTTGGGCGTGAAGAAATTTCAACAGGAACATGGATTATGAATGGAATTGTACCATTCTACTTTATGTGGATGGTAGTATGGATTATACTATTAAACTACATACCTGCATTTTACCCATCAATAACATTATAA